In a genomic window of Myotis daubentonii chromosome X, mMyoDau2.1, whole genome shotgun sequence:
- the RPL36A gene encoding large ribosomal subunit protein eL42 isoform X1, producing MVAPMRKRDQEPPIYFRFRPILFLSLLIALADMVNVPKTRRTFCKKCGKHQPHKVTQYKKGKDSLYAQGKRRYDRKQSGYGGQTKPIFRKKAKTTKKIVLRLECVEPNCRSKRMLAIKRCKHFELGGDKKRKGQVIQF from the exons ATGGTCGCTCCCATGAGGAAGCGCGATCAGGAACCTCCTATATACTTCCGTTTCCGGCCTatcctcttcctttccctgctgATAGCTCTCGCAGACATG GTGAACGTTCCTAAAACCCGCCGAACTTTCTGTAAGAAGTGTGGCAAGCATCAACCCCACAAAGTAACACAGTACAAGAAGGGCAAGGATTCTCTGTATGCACAGG GAAAGCGGCGTTATGACAGGAAGCAAAGTGGCTATGGTGGGCAGACTAAACCGATTTTCCGAAAAAAG GCTAAAACTACAAAGAAGATTGTGCTGAGGCTTGAATGTGTTGAGCCTAACTGCAGATCTAAGAGAATGCTGGCTATTAAGAGATGCAAGCATTTTGAATTGGGAGGagataagaagagaaag GGTCAAGTGATCCAGTTCTAA
- the RPL36A gene encoding large ribosomal subunit protein eL42 isoform X2, producing the protein MNMVSFHFGARGRQQLYVKYMGLDHLLVNVPKTRRTFCKKCGKHQPHKVTQYKKGKDSLYAQGKRRYDRKQSGYGGQTKPIFRKKAKTTKKIVLRLECVEPNCRSKRMLAIKRCKHFELGGDKKRKGQVIQF; encoded by the exons ATGAATATGGTTTCTTTCCACTTTGGGGCTCGTGGGAggcagcagctgtacgtgaagtaCATGGGACTGGACCACCTTCTA GTGAACGTTCCTAAAACCCGCCGAACTTTCTGTAAGAAGTGTGGCAAGCATCAACCCCACAAAGTAACACAGTACAAGAAGGGCAAGGATTCTCTGTATGCACAGG GAAAGCGGCGTTATGACAGGAAGCAAAGTGGCTATGGTGGGCAGACTAAACCGATTTTCCGAAAAAAG GCTAAAACTACAAAGAAGATTGTGCTGAGGCTTGAATGTGTTGAGCCTAACTGCAGATCTAAGAGAATGCTGGCTATTAAGAGATGCAAGCATTTTGAATTGGGAGGagataagaagagaaag GGTCAAGTGATCCAGTTCTAA